The following proteins come from a genomic window of Macadamia integrifolia cultivar HAES 741 chromosome 14, SCU_Mint_v3, whole genome shotgun sequence:
- the LOC122061266 gene encoding phospholipid-transporting ATPase 1, with product MDQPNPAVDPQNPGPVTESSSWQSLSILSKDSSRNSAGEGSYGRSGSKPVRYGSRGAESEGYSSSQKEITDEEARFIHINDPQQTNNKFEFARNSIKTSKYSVLSFLPRNLFEQFHRVAYIYFLVIAILNQLPQLAVFGRGASIMPLAFVLLVTAIKDAYEDWRRHRSDRIENNRFASVMVNGKFQQKRWKDIQVGEILRVYSNETLPCDMVLLSTSDPTGVAYIQTLNLDGESNLKTRYAKQETLSKMIEKEVIIGQIKCERPNRNIYGFLGNMVIDGKRVSLGPSNIVLRGCEIKNTAWVIGVAVYTGRETKVMLNSSGAPSKRSRLETHMNREIFYLSAFLVALCTIVSTCSGVWLHRHRDELDYIPYFRKLQFSYGEPDGDYNYSHLGWQVFFIFLMSVIVFQVMIPISLYISMELVRLGQAYFMIRDRRMYDETSNSRFQCRALNINEDLGQIKYVFSDKTGTLTENKMEFQCASIVGVDYSGGRAALPEENGYAVQVDGQVLRPKMTVKADPELQRLVKSRKTTEEGKHAHDFFLALAACNTIVPLVVDTSDPSVKLVDYQGESPDEQALVYAAATYGFMLIERTSGYIVIDVQGERQRFEVLGMHEFDSDRKRMSVIVGCPDKTMKVFVKGADNSMFSAIDRSLNLDLIGATEKHLHTYSSLGLRTLVVAMRELSGLEFERWHLAYEKASNALNRRARLLRAVACDVENNLHILGASGIEDKLQEGVPEAIESMRQARIKVWVLTGDKQETAISIGYACKLLTNDMNQIIINGNSMQSCKKSLEEGKAMLSSGGKKVPLALIIDGTSLVYILDNELEQQLFELATKCTVVLCCRVAPLQKAGIVALIKKRTEDMTLAIGDGANDVSMIQMADVGIGISGQEGRQAVMSSDFAMGQFRFLVPLLLVHGHWNYQRMGYMILYNFYRNAVFVLVLFWYVLYTAYTLSTAINEWSSVLYSIIYTSVPTIVVGILDKDLGRKTLMKYPELYGPGQREECYNQRLFWVTMVDTLWQSAAVFYVPFLAYRHSTVDGSSIGDLWTISVVILVNIHLAMDVIRWSWITHSAIWGSILATCICVIIIDAIPDLPGYWAIFHIAKNGVFWCCLIASLVAALVPRFVVKVFSQYLSPSDTQIAREAEKFGNTREFMRAEVVMNPIQDPPQEMPR from the exons ATGGACCAGCCAAACCCAGCTGTTGATCCACAAAACCCTGGCCCTGTAACAGAGTCTTCTTCTTGGCAAAGTCTGTCTATCTTATCCAAAGACTCCAGTAGGAACTCAGCCGGAGAGGGAAGCTATGGGCGTTCAGGATCCAAGCCTGTGCGATATGGGTCGAGAGGTGCTGAATCTGAGGGGTATAGCTCGTCTCAGAAGGAGATTACAGACGAGGAGGCCAGGTTCATCCACATCAATGATCCTCAGCAGACGAACAATAAGTTTGAATTCGCAAGAAATTCGATCAAAACAAGCAAGTATTCTGTCCTGTCTTTCTTACCCCGAAACCTGTTTGAACAATTTCACCGTGTTGCCTACATATATTTTCTTGTGATTGCTATCCTCAATCAGCTCCCTCAGCTGGCTGTGTTCGGTAGAGGAGCTTCAATCATGCCATTGGCCTTTGTCCTTCTCGTTACTGCTATTAAAGATGCATATGAGGATTGGAGGAGGCACCGGTCTGATAGGATTGAGAACAACCGTTTCGCATCAGTTATGGTAAATGGGAAGTTTCAGCAAAAGAGATGGAAGGACATTCAGGTTGGAGAGATCCTCAGGGTCTACTCGAATGAGACTCTTCCCTGTGACATGGTATTGCTATCCACCAGTGATCCCACGGGTGTTGCTTACATTCAGACTCTCAATTTGGATGGAGAATCGAATTTGAAGACTCGGTATGCGAAGCAGGAGACCCTTTCGAAGATGATTGAGAAGGAAGTTATAATTGGGCAGATCAAGTGTGAGCGTCCTAATAGGAACATATATGGTTTTCTGGGAAACATGGTGATTGATGGGAAGCGGGTATCTCTTGGTCCCTCCAATATTGTTCTTCGTGGTTGTGAGATCAAGAACACAGCTTGGGTGATTGGTGTTGCAGTCTATACTGGCCGTGAAACCAAGGTGATGCTCAACAGTTCTGGTGCTCCATCAAAGAGAAGCCGTTTGGAGACCCATATGAACAGGGAGATCTTCTACCTCTCGGCCTTTCTTGTTGCCTTGTGCACAATAGTTTCTACCTGTTCTGGGGTTTGGTTGCATCGCCACCGTGATGAACTTGATTACATCCCCTATTTCAGAAAATTGCAGTTCTCCTATGGAGAACCAGATGGTGATTACAATTATAGTCATTTGGGATGGCAGGTATTCTTCATATTCCTCATGTCAGTCATTGTGTTCCAGGTCATGATCCCTATCTCACTCTACATTTCAATGGAGCTAGTCCGCCTTGGCCAGGCCTACTTTATGATTCGAGATAGAAGGATGTATGATGAGACATCAAATTCAAGGTTCCAGTGCAGGGCTTTAAATATAAATGAAGATCTAGGACAGATCAAATATGTCTTCTCAGACAAAACTGGGACACTAACTGAGAACAAGATGGAATTTCAATGTGCCAGCAtagtaggagtagattacagtGGTGGGAGAGCTGCTCTCCCTGAGGAAAATGGATATGCTGTGCAAG TGGATGGGCAGGTTTTGAGGCCAAAGATGACTGTGAAGGCTGACCCAGAGCTCCAACGGCTTGTAAAAAGTAGAAAGACAACGGAGGAAGGAAAACATGCTCATGATTTCTTCCTTGCACTTGCTGCTTGCAATACAATTGTGCCTCTGGTTGTGGATACATCAGACCCTTCTGTAAAGTTAGTAGATTATCAGGGTGAGTCTCCAGATGAGCAGGCATTGGTTTATGCTGCTGCCACATACGGTTTCATGCTCATAGAACGAACCTCTGGCTACATAGTCATTGATGTTCAAGGAGAGAGGCAAAG GTTCGAAGTTCTTGGTATGCATGAGTTTGATAGTGATCGGAAAAGAATGTCAGTTATAGTTGGTTGCCCTGACAAGACTATGAAAGTATTTGTGAAAGGTGCTGATAATTCCATGTTTAGTGCAATTGATCGATCTctaaatttggatttgattgGTGCAACTGAAAAGCATCTCCACACCTACTCATCGTTGGGTCTGAGAACGCTGGTTGTTGCAATGCGGGAACTGAGCGGTCTAGAATTTGAGCGATGGCATTTAGCCTATGAGAAAGCAAGTAATGCATTGAATCGTAGAGCAAGGTTACTCCGTGCTGTTGCATGTGATGTGGAAAATAATCTCCACATATTAGGAGCCTCTGGCATTGAAGATAAGCTGCAAGAAGGTGTGCCAGAAGCCATAGAATCAATGAGGCAAGCTAGGATTAAAGTGTGGGTCCTGACAGGGGACAAGCAGGAAACAGCCATATCAATTGGCTATGCCTGTAAGCTCCTAACTAATGACATGAACCAGATCATAATAAACGGTAACTCTATGCAGTCCTGTAAAAAGAGCTTGGAAGAGGGAAAGGCAATGTTATCATCTGGTGGGAAAAAAGTCCCTCTTGCTTTGATCATTGATGGTACCAGCCTTGTTTATATTCTTGACAATGAACTTGAACAACAG CTGTTCGAATTAGCCACTAAATGCACTGTGGTTCTCTGTTGCCGAGTGGCCCCCTTGCAAAAAGCTGGAATAGTAGCCCTCATAAAGAAAAGGACTGAAGACATGACCCTTGCTATTGGGGATG GTGCAAATGATGTTTCAATGATCCAAATGGCTGATGTGGGAATTGGCATCAGTGGTCAAGAGGGCCGGCAAGCTGTCATGTCATCAGATTTTGCAATGGGACAGTTCAGATTCTTAGTTCCACTTTTATTGGTCCACGGACATTGGAATTATCAGCGTATGGGCTACATGATATTATACAACTTCTATAGAAATGCGGTTTTTGTTCTTGTCCTGTTTTG GTATGTGCTTTACACTGCCTACACGTTATCCACTGCAATCAATGAATGGAGTAGTGTGTTGTATTCAATTATCTATACTTCCGTGCCAACAATTGTTGTTGGGATTCTTGACAAAGACTTGGGTAGGAAGACCCTGATGAAATATCCTGAACTATATGGACCTGGCCAGAGAGAAGAGTGCTACAATCAGAGATTGTTCTGGGTTACAATGGTGGATACTTTGTGGCAAAGCGCTGCAGTTTTCTATGTTCCTTTCCTCGCTTATAGACACAGCACTGTAGATGGGTCTAGTATAGGAGATCTATGGACCATTTCAGTAGTGATTCTAGTTAATATCCACCTAGCCATGGATGTAATACGGTGGTCATGGATTACTCATTCTGCCATATGGGGATCTATACTTGCGACGTGCATTTGTGTCATCATCATCGATGCTATTCCTGATTTGCCGGGTTATtg GGCCATCTTCCATATCGCAAAGAATGGAGTGTTTTGGTGTTGTTTAATTGCAAGTTTGGTAGCAGCTTTAGTTCCTCGTTTTGTTGTAAAGGTTTTTAGTCAATATTTAAGTCCAAGTGATACTCAGATTGCAAGAGAAGCTGAGAAGTTTGGGAATACAAGGGAGTTTATGAGAGCAGAAGTTGTAATGAACCCAATACAGGACCCTCCACAGGAAATGCCAAGGTGA
- the LOC122060442 gene encoding WUSCHEL-related homeobox 11-like, protein MEERGPDTNSPSHASERSEPVRSRWTPKPEQILILESIFNSGMVNPPKDETVRIRKLLEKFGTVGDANVFYWFQNRRSRSRRRQRQMQAELAGDNTRIPIGANTSGAIQYELPTSSAAACFPTTTSSFSVSHTTHPSSFAGSSSSSCGGGDDGIDDLFSFSHQMGLPEIEQSTAVTSILCPSDTSHLQYQSEFITVFINGIPTEVPRGPLDLKAMFGQDVLLVHSSGVPVPFNEFGISLQSLQPGESYFLVSRTI, encoded by the exons ATGGAAGAAAGGGGCCCAGACACCAACAGTCCAAGCCATGCTTCTGAAAGAAGTGAACCAGTGAGGTCAAGGTGGACTCCTAAGCCTGAGCAGATCCTCATACTTGAGTCCATCTTCAATAGTGGGATGGTTAACCCTCCTAAGGATGAGACTGTGAGAATAAGGAAGTTGCTTGAGAAATTCGGTACTGTTGGGGATGCTAATGTCTTCTATTGGTTCCAAAACCGTCGATCGAGGTCTCGCCGCCGTCAACGGCAGATGCAAGCTGAGCTTGCCGGTGATAATACCAGAATTCCAATTGGAGCTAATACCTCTGGTGCAATTCAATATGAGCTACCCACTTCCTCTGCTGCTGCATGTTTTCCTACTActacttcttccttctctgtaTCTCATACAACTCATCCTTCTTCTTTtgctggttcttcttcttcatcatgtggAGGTGGGGATGATGGTATTGATgatctcttttccttctctcatcAAATGGGTCTTCCAGAGATAGAGCAAAGCACCGCTGTTACTTCCATCTTGTGCCCATCTGATACCTCCCATTTGCAGTATCAATCTG AGTTCATAACAGTGTTCATCAATGGGATTCCAACTGAGGTTCCAAGAGGACCACTTGACTTGAAAGCTATGTTTGGCCAAGATGTATTGTTAGTTCACTCCTCCGGCGTCCCTGTTCCTTTCAATGAATTTGGAATTTCATTGCAGAGCTTGCAGCCTGGTGAAAGCTATTTCCTG GTCTCAAGAACCATTTAA